The DNA window ACACAGCGCCGCCGAAGCCCTCGCTCACTCCGTTCGCTCGCCCTTCATCCGCCAGGCCCGCACCGCCACCGTCAACCAACTGTCGTTTCGGAGTGACGACAGCGGCGGTGGGGTGTAGCCGAACAGTTATGTTCACGGAAACAGAACGAAGGATATGTTCAGTCGTCGAACGAAGGCTCGTCTCTCCTTCCTCAGTAACGTGCTCCTCCTCCCGATCATATATCGATTCATCCGATGGCGTCGTGCTGCCGGCGACGACGAGTCGCTCTCGTTGGTTCCCCAATGGTTCCTTGCAGGGGTGGGATACCAGGCTGCGTACTACTGGGCCTACGATCACGACTTCGGAGCCATCCGAACGAGTCGCTGGCGTCGGACGCTTTTCTCGGGTGTTCAGTCCACACTCATGTCGAAGCTGTTCTCCCTGTCGGAGGGTGGCCGTCTCAGCTTCTTGTTCGGGGGAAACGTTGGGGCAGTTGTCTACCGGCTCTGGTACGGCGTGCTTCGACCGCTACCAGGCTCCGACGAGTGAGATCGGCAACTGCCACTAAAACGGGGCGTCGGTGGCCGTTTCGTCGGCAGTCGGCGCGCCGCTGGCTGCCGTTCCATCGTCGACGGCCGCTTCGAGATCGCCGTCCCATGCGTCGAGACCGCCGGCGAGGCTCTGTATCGCGGCGTCGTCGGTGCTTTCGGCGGACTGGAAGAGCCACGCGGCCTTGAGGCTCGCCTTGCCGTGCGGGCAGACCGTCACGATCCGATCGGCGTCGCCGAACTCCTCGACTCGCTGCGGGAGTTCCTCGAAAGGAACGTTTTCGCTGCCGGGGATATGACCGTGTGAAAACGCTGCCGCCGTCCGGATGTCGACGACTGCGACCGACTCGTCGGCGTCGAGAAGCCCGGCGAGTTCGTCGGGCACGATTTCTTCATCCATCGATACATGTGATTGGTCAGCGAGCCCTAAACACCCAGCGACTCCGGTAGATCGGTTCGACGCGTCGAC is part of the Halococcus salifodinae DSM 8989 genome and encodes:
- a CDS encoding rhodanese-like domain-containing protein codes for the protein MDEEIVPDELAGLLDADESVAVVDIRTAAAFSHGHIPGSENVPFEELPQRVEEFGDADRIVTVCPHGKASLKAAWLFQSAESTDDAAIQSLAGGLDAWDGDLEAAVDDGTAASGAPTADETATDAPF